A window of the Polaribacter sp. HaHaR_3_91 genome harbors these coding sequences:
- a CDS encoding DUF1801 domain-containing protein, with amino-acid sequence MQYKATSVEEYIKQVPEERKNALLKLRTTIKQNLPSGFKEGIQYGMIGYYVPHSLYPDGYHCNPKEPLPFMSFASQKNSINLYHSGIYAIPEIKDWFVNEYPKHCKRKLDMGKSCIRFKKTAEIPFELIAELCKKITVDEWIAVYETNIKKK; translated from the coding sequence ATGCAATACAAAGCCACATCAGTAGAAGAGTATATAAAACAGGTTCCTGAAGAACGTAAAAATGCTTTATTAAAATTACGTACAACCATCAAACAAAACCTGCCTAGTGGTTTTAAAGAAGGTATTCAGTATGGAATGATTGGGTATTATGTTCCTCATTCTTTGTATCCAGATGGGTACCATTGCAACCCAAAAGAACCTTTGCCTTTTATGAGTTTTGCTTCTCAAAAAAACTCCATAAATTTATATCATAGTGGTATTTATGCCATTCCAGAAATTAAAGATTGGTTTGTAAACGAATATCCAAAGCATTGCAAACGCAAATTAGATATGGGTAAAAGTTGTATTCGTTTTAAAAAAACAGCAGAAATTCCTTTTGAATTAATTGCTGAATTATGTAAAAAAATAACTGTTGATGAATGGATAGCAGTTTATGAAACTAATATTAAAAAGAAGTAG